The sequence below is a genomic window from Acanthopagrus latus isolate v.2019 chromosome 12, fAcaLat1.1, whole genome shotgun sequence.
CTAAAGTCTTTGTTAAATCTCTTTCTGATGCTTCAAGTATAAGTTCATTCACAGAATATATCTGCTGTTAGGGAAAAGCCGCATATCTGCAACGTGTTTGCCTAAAAGTCAAACAAATAACTTTACAGTtaacctctgtgtgtttaaaaatcaTACATTGAAGGCATGTTAGCAAAGATGTTGATGGCCAGCTGATCTCACAGTTGACTTGAAATTTTGAAAGTAAACTGGGGTGCAAGCATTCCCCAGAGGAAACACTTAAAGCTTGCTCCTTTATGGCTATGGAGCCATAAAGGAGCTCAatgagagttctcatttcagtctcgtTCTAGTCTTTGctggtctcaaacatttctcatttgtttctcctaaaattccttaGGATCAATAGGTGAGACTTAAGACTTTAGCACTTAAACCTTGCTCCTTTCCAGCACTGGggagacattctgaaacttcaTTGAGAGCTTGAGATTTCCTTTGAAACTTACAGGGAGCCCAAGTTGAGATTGAAATCAGCCACAGCGTCACTTTAGTCTCACATAGATCTCATAGTTGTCCAGgaaaaatgaatgagacactacTGAGATCTCTTTTCCAATTTGTTTCCTCTGGGTCAGTGCATCTTGGAATATAAGGCACTCTGACCCTGGGCAACTGGAGTCAGAAGCATTATCCTTTGAAGCATCTTCACGGTATCATGCTGCCAACTAATGGCACTTCAAGGCCTATACTCTGAAGGGGCACTTAGATGCGAGCATGACACCATAGAGAGCTGACTATTTTGTTAAAcgtttatgtaaaaaaaacataaaaattcGGGGTTTCTCCAAGTTTGTCACTGCAATACTGAAGGATGTGAAGGGCAAGCTACAtttggtgacatttaaaaagtgtaCTGGTGAACTAAGAGTAACACTGTCATTTTGAGAATCCATATGTTACCTGGATCtttattttgtgattaaatAGTCCAAAAATGAATGACACTGCCACCCATTGTTCAGTTACCACCATATGGATacactgcacacagaaaaaTTGGTAATTAACGCAATCCtgagataaaatgtgttaaataccATAGTTGCAGCTGTGAGGTTTTCCCActgccagcagccagcagcaatTTCATAAAGTGACTTTGAGatagcaaataaaataaatgtgacagaCGATAGGTAAATCCAGGTTGAGTGTGATTTAAATGCACGCTAATCTGAGGTAGAGTCACATACGGGTACACTGACTTgtgaaattaaaagttaaaactaTCAAGTGAGGTGTTTGgttattttattcaatttcagAACCATTCAAGATTCTTTGGTTCTCAAATATTCTTCACACaagaaatgttatattttttcaGCCCCCAATGAAAACATTGCCTAAATAATTCCCGTCTTTCTTGCTCTGGATGATGGAAATTAAAAATAGAACCCTGGCCATGATAATGACAAAAACGGCTTTTAAAACTGATATTTTGACACCTTGGATTTCAGGTGGCTGACTCATCTCTCAGCTCATAATATTTTTACCTTGTTATCAATCAATAGCTCATATCAGGTAAGATACTGTACActtgaaagaataaaaaaacctTAACactgccaaaaaagaaaaacaactgtaacaaaatgtttttaaaacagagTATAAATTCTCACTGACGTTTTGCCTGCTCTTAATATGTTGCAGACATGTTTCTTTTGTACAATAACCAATAAGAAATAATCACAGCATTAAAAATAgagtttgaaatgaaacagctgAAGGTAGAAACACCTTTTCTTGTTtatcacaaaaacaatcaacaacTTCAAGTTTAAAGATGAACAATAATCCTTCAATTAAAACCTTAGGAATACTTCTCCCTCCTTTCAGGGGATTTTATATGCGCATATCCCAAAACTGGGCATGCCCATTCCATAAAAATATACAGTTGGTCCCTCCTTAATGATGGTTTCCACGTCTTTGTTGGCCCCGGGTCAGTCAAATCATTGTCACTTCTGTAAGATCAAACAATGACATCTTATTTGTAGCTTTTTGCTCCACACCATTGTGAGAGAAATATCCTTACTGATCACTCAAAAGACGTTACTCCCTCTGCTCCTGGTCACTGAAGCAATATGTGGGTACTGCCTTCTGGCAAAGAAACAATGCTTTGGGAGCTTCTTTCTGTCAATAGCAATCTTCTGACAATAACAGCACACTTAGTCCCACCCTGtggcaaagaaaatgtgttactgggtctttgtttttcatacaAAAAGTCCATCAGACAATACTGTCCTGCAGCAGCGGCTCAAAGTCCTCATCACTGGCGGTGGGAGGGGTGTCCTCATCGCTGCCTGGGAGGGGCGTGTTGATGTGGACGCCAGCCAGTGAGGACATCGACGCTTTGCTGTCTGGGTGAGGCTTGTCACTCAGGGACAGCTgcggagaagaggaggagctggagggttTCTCAGGGATGAAGAGAGCGACAATGAAGGCAATGACCACGGTACACGCCCCCAGCAGGAAGGGCGGGCCGGGAATGAGGCCTCGCtgagaaaaaaagttacaaagaaaaatgtttcctgtcactTTCGTGTCCTTCATCTGGAGCACAACTAAAGCATATCCAATATTGCTGTAATTTCTGATGTAAACATTGCAAGGCAATTTAATATACATGACACGtctacgtaaaaaaaaaagtccaaagtaAGTTCATTgtgctttacattaaaagtgTTATTTGTAGAATACTGCATGTCGTTAGTAGTTTTGAAGATACTCATTGATTTCTCTTCCGCACCATTAATTTACTGCAGTAAGATCTTTAATTTTAGTAACATACAAATGAGGGTTCATGATGAAAGTGTTTTACAGGAATGTGCACTGTACCTCAGTGGGACTGTGCAGAGGCAAGGGGTCAATGTTAAAGTCTCCCTGGATGGGGTCCATGGTATTTAGCTCAACgttgaagaggaagaagataaatCCGTACAGAGCTGGACCCAGGCCATTACAGAGACCTCTGATTCCTGTTATCATCCCCTGGACCACACCTGCAGGGGGAGGACACAAATGGGTCATGTTATTGATCATCACTGCTAACACAGTGAGATATGTATCTGCTGATATATTTAGCTGGCAGTGGATTGATTTCACTGCCTGGTTTAATAATACCAACTTTCAGCCAAAACATCTATAACACACTGACCTATTGatctgaggaagaagagaagagagagttgAAAGGGAGAGGCGAGAGGATTATAGTCaatgtgagaggagaggagattatCTTTGTCACCTTGTTTGTCAGGATCAGCAGATTGTGACAccagagcagaaacagctgGGAAGGTGATGGAGGACATTGCAGCGACAGCACCGGCCGCCCACATCAtcctacaacacacacacaccaacacaaggTTATGAGTTGGAACTCTAGCACCCATACTGTTTTACAGTGTGCTGACAATATGACATCAGTCTGAGTACTCATGCTGCGAAAAATTAGTGAAAACTTATATCAGCTAAGCAGTCAAATATGACTGTGTTAGCAGGAAGGACTGATTTTGTACCTTTTTACTCTTATACTTTTTCCTGCATTGTACAGCTTCAGCCCTAGACATTCAGCATTTAGCATTACACCAACAGAATACATGTGGCCTTACACAAtaacagacaacacacacacacaaagatctCACCATGGTTCTGACCCAAAGCCATACCAGGCCAGCTGAAGAATCTGGAAACCCAGACCCAGCAGAACGGTGTTTTTATTACCCAGAGTCCTCATCAGCAGGGTGAGGATGAGCGTCTGAGGCAAGAGGGAAggtgagagaggaaaggaatgaatcattttgttgttctaACCTTGTACTTACATAAGGAATGTTTATAACTAATTTACATTAATTGTTAAAATAAGAATTAGTGATGGTAAGTACACGTTGTACTATAAGCATATTTGATTATGTGTGTCTATTAATACTATTACACACTATAATTGCTTCTCTAACAGCTTTAGTGTTAGAGTGTAGAACCTATTCTTCATCTGTGATTTTGGCCAACAGCTAACAGGTTCAGAAAGACTGGAATTCAGAAGTGCAACTGGCCCTGATTTATATGTATTATGTAAAGATCGATGCTATCAAATTTGTAAACGTGCAAACAAAGGTGTATTAAATCTGACTTGGTTTAATGACCATGTGTGACACTTGAAATGACGAGTGTAAACTGGGCATGAGAGTAAACGGGGTACaaatgttgtgtgtatgtgtgttaccTGAGCTACAATAGACAGAATGCCCACCActccaataaaaacagcaatggTCGTGGAGGAAAAATTAATGACctgtagagacagacagaaattaTTTCTATTGTTGCTGGCAACAAGATTGTATTTACAAGGTATAACGATTttgccaaaatcaaaacaaagctcTACGGTTCAAGCAGCTCATGTAAATAAACGCGTCCATCTTTGGAACCAATGGAGGTGCCAACAATAAGCATTTAAAACCTACACAGAGTGGCTTTCAAAAACCAGTAGCAGTAATAACAGCAGTAATAATGTTGGCAGTAACAGTTGGAAACAGTATTTATAGGAAAACCCTGCATcaggcagcagtttgtctcacctgtctcaggTAGAGGAAGAAGCTTGAGTACTGTCCAGCCTCTGGCAGGTAAGACAAGAACACGGTGATACAGATCAACAAGACTGTCGAGTCCTGACCCACCTTCCTCAGAGACTGAAGAATACAGAGAAACataaagagaaaatataatACTGGCACTGTTAGATGATCAGTAATTATTCATCTAATGCTATTAATGCCTAAGACTCAAGGGTCAAGCTGTCAAGATTTGTATCTGTATCTTATTTTACTGTATCATTATCATAGTATAACATGGCCTCCATACACACTGCAATCATTTGGTTACTGTATGGAGGAACATTGAGGATTCTTTACCCACATCACCACTTTATGCAAAATCAAAGACAATCAAATCATCAAGAAAAGACTTCATACAACTACAAAACTAATCAACCTGCTATGTGTTTAATattcaatcaaacaaacatatataGTGTATTATAAATTATTGGTAACTGACAGCAAAGGGGTCGGCCTGCTCCCAGGAGATAGGCGCCCCCCAGGTGTTGAGCCTCATTTTATCCGGCAGAGACTCAGGCACAGCCAGCAGGATGAAGCAGATGTCAGCCAGAGCGATCAGCGTGGCCACCAGAACCACCAGGTTGTCTCCGTACCAGGCAGACAAGTACGCCCCGATGGCTGGACTCGTCACCAGGCTGGCTGCAAAAGTAGCTGACACCtgggaggaggaaaggagaagaCTGATGGTAAAGCATCCAAAACTCATTAAAGGCTGCACTTCACTTGTTAAAGACATGAAGTGAAGACATTTGAATACAGAAATGCTACATTTAATATAActaaaaaatatcttttttgtaaattattttattttattactctATTGCTGACAGTTATCTATCTAATCCTTTGATTGCTTAGCCATCATATTCTGATGCACACGCCTCTCTTTGAATGActttcagctgcttcttttATTCAATTAGTTcaagtaaatgaaaacagtgtaTATTTATCtgacaaaatgataaaatctGCCTGGGATgccaaaaactgtcaaaaatcaaaccaaattaATATATGATCACCATCTCTTGCTGGAATTATGATCATCCGGTGACTTCAGCTTCAAAGACATGACCTCTCAGGAGTGTTTATGCTACGCCGACAAGACCCAGTTGCTATGGACGCTCCTAGCATCACATGCTGACAGAGGAGCAAGCAGAGGCGGTGTGACTAAAGGCAGAAGCGCGGCTGTTGCGGAGGACTTACAGCTAAGCTACAAGCTAATATATCTAAAAGCTAATACACCATAAGAGGCTACATCAATGCCACTTCCATCAATCTTCCTCTAAAATGTTCGTTCCATGGAGAACAAAATAGATGATCTGCAGCTGGAATTAACAAGTGAACGAGTGATGAGGAACTGTTGTGCGATAATTCTGACAGAGACATGGCTAAACTCATCAATCCCAGACAATGCTGTCAGCTTCAAGggactgaacacatttcatgcTGACAGGAGCTGTGCACTCAGTGGTAAATCCCGAGGGGGAGGTCTGTGTATTTACATCAACAACAACTTGtgtagaaatgttaagtttgtCTCAGGCCATCGCTCACCGACACTGAGCTTCTGAATGTAAACTGCAGACCATTCTATTTGCCCAGGGAGTTTACCTTAGTTTCCATCATTGCTGTGTATGTGACCCCAGTGCTGACGCTTTAAGAGGCCATCAAAGTTCTGTACCGGACTATCGATGAGTTGCAATCTACTCACACTGAGGGCTTTTTCATTGTCGCTGAGGATTTCAAACAGGCCAACATGAAGTCAGTTCTCCCACATTTCCACCAGCATGTGGATTGTGCAACTTGGGGAATAAATACATTAGACATGGCTAACACAACCATGAAAGATGCATTCAGAGCAGCCCCCATCTTGGCTCTTCATACCATCTATCTATTATGCTAATTCCAGCAAATAAGGCCCTGCTGgtcagaggaaaagaggaaaacctGCAGTGAGGCAAGTGAGGGTGTGGTGTGAGGGGGCTATGGAGGCACTACAGGACTGTTTAGAGAGCACTGACTGGGATATGTTCAAAGCAGCTGCCACTTACAACAATCACATCAATATAGATGAGTATGTCATGTCTGTTTCAGCCTACATCAGCAAATGCACGGAGCAAGAAAATCCATCACCACCTTGGCCAACCAGAAACCCTGGATGACCGATGAAGAACGCAAAATGCCAAAGGCACGGAACTCACCTTCAAGTCTGGTGATGAGATGATACTGAGAACAGCAAGAGTCATCTTGAACCGTGCCATCAGACGAGCAAAGCGCAAAATCCTAGACTTTTTCCGTGATCCCGCTAACACCAGGGATATGTGGCGAGGCATACAGACTATCACCAACTGTAGGATTGCCCCTCCTGCATTTGACAATGACATGGACTTGCTAAATGAACTAAataacttctttttcttcttcaaaggTCTGAGGCACGGAACAACACTCCTGATGTGAAAACTGTTCCCCACAAATATGAAAGGGCACTCTGTCTTGACAAAGCTGAGGTGCGAAGGTCTCTGAGGAGTCAACTCACGGAAGGCTCCAGGCCCTGACAACATACCTAGGTGGGTGATCAGGAAATGTGCAGATCAGCTGGCTTGTGTTctaacagacatttttaacaccttaCTGGATCAAGCCAAAGTCACATCATGTTTCAAAACTTCCACCATCATTCCAGTGCCAAAGAAACCTCAAATCACATCACTCAATGACGACCGGTCCATTGCATTAACTCCTATTATGATGAAGTGCCTTGAAAGCTGGTAAAGGAGCCCATCACCTCAGGCTCCCTGCCACGTTTGACCCCTTCCAGTTTGTCTACCAGCCAAACCATTAAACTGAAGATTCCATCTCCACCGCTCTTTACTTGAGCCTTGcacacctggaggagaagaaaactcATGTTCGGATGCTGTTCCTGGACTTCAGTTCAGCGTTTAATACCATCACTCCACAGCATCTGGTAGACAAACTGGGGCCCCTGGGTTTCAGCACCCCCCTGTGCAACT
It includes:
- the mfsd14ba gene encoding hippocampus abundant transcript 1 protein, whose translation is MPGEPPAGTGRVVLVKKIVMKDGAALQQGIGRPSVYHAVVVIFLEFFAWGLLTTPMLTVLHETFPQHTFLMNGLIQGVKGLLSFMSAPLIGALSDVWGRRSFLLVTVFFTCAPIPLMRLSPWWYFAMISMSGAFSVTFSVIFAYVADVTDERERSTAYGLVSATFAASLVTSPAIGAYLSAWYGDNLVVLVATLIALADICFILLAVPESLPDKMRLNTWGAPISWEQADPFASLRKVGQDSTVLLICITVFLSYLPEAGQYSSFFLYLRQVINFSSTTIAVFIGVVGILSIVAQTLILTLLMRTLGNKNTVLLGLGFQILQLAWYGFGSEPWMMWAAGAVAAMSSITFPAVSALVSQSADPDKQGVVQGMITGIRGLCNGLGPALYGFIFFLFNVELNTMDPIQGDFNIDPLPLHSPTERGLIPGPPFLLGACTVVIAFIVALFIPEKPSSSSSSPQLSLSDKPHPDSKASMSSLAGVHINTPLPGSDEDTPPTASDEDFEPLLQDSIV